The following nucleotide sequence is from Pirellulales bacterium.
CGGATTCACACCCGCATTCGCCAGCGTTGCCCCCATCACGGCGAGATCGTGCGAGTTCACCAGAATCGAACATTGTTGAAAGTAGAGCTCCAGGGAATCTTCAAATCGCTCGCCGACCATGCCGAAATTGCGCATCAGATGTGCCATCGCGCGGTTGCGGTGGCCGGTGGTCCTTTCGGACATGAAAATGGCATTGTCGATGTTAACATCTCGCCCCACGAACTGGCTGAACGCCGCGATCAGCCGTTTAACACGTTCGGCAAAGTCTTTGCCCGGAATGAGGTCGGCCGTCGCGATGGCGCCCGCGTTCACCAAGGGGTTAAACGGCCGATTCGATTGCTCGTCCAGCACAATCGCGTTGAACGCGTCGCCGGTCGGCTCGACGCCAACTTTCTTTAACACCGCCTCGCGTCCGTGCTCGTTCAGAACCATGCCGAACACAAACGGTTTTGAAACCGACTGAATACTGAAGTGCTGTTGATAATCGCCGACGTCGAACGAGTGGCCGTCGACCGTCACGATCGAAATTCCGAACCACGCCGGATTCGCGAGCGCGAGTTCGGGAATGTAGTCGGCCACCTTGCCGTCGTTTACCGAACGGAACTTGTCGTGCAGTTCTTGCAGCGTAGCTCGACACGGCGCGACGGCCGACTTCAGGCCACCAATCAAATCGTCCAGAGCACCCATCGATCGCTCATTTACCATGACAACTTACCTCGGCTGATTTCGTCGCGCGGCGGTTACGCCATAATTCGCTCGGCCACCTGCTTCAAACCAATCGACATCGGATGGTCCGGATAGCGATTGACAAACAAGCCGCTGCTGGCGAGTCGCACGATTTCGTAGTTCATGGGCAGCAGCGCCGCGACTTCGGCCTGAAACGTTTCTTCAACACGCTCGCGCAGCTGCACGGTATCCATGCCCGGCGGCACCTTATTGACCACCATCAGAATTTCGGGGATTTCGAGGCGGCGGGCCAATTCCGTCGTTACCGCGGTGCCTTGAAAGTCTTGGCTATCTGGCCGCATGATGAGAAGGAGTTTATCCGAGATCGCGATGGAGAGCAGCGTCTCCTCGTTGACGCCCGGATGTGTATCGATGAACAAATAGTCGAGCCGAAGATCGCTTACGAGGCGTTGAAAACCGTCGTTGAGTTTGTGAACATCATAGCCCTCTTTGAGGATCCGCCCAATCTCGCCGACATTGATACTCGAGGGAATCAAAAAGATGCGCGGCTGCTCGTCGTCCGCACCGACACTGCCGATCGCGACGGCAGTGACATCATAAGCGGCACGATCGATGGGGCATCTCCCCCACAAATAGTCGTTCAGCGCGTGTTCAATGCGTGACTCGGATAATTGAAAAATCACATGGATGCCGGGGGATTGAATATCCGTGTCGATCACACCGACGCGATGCCCATCTCGTGCAAACAAAAACGCGAGATTGGCGGTTGTGTTCGATTTGCCGGTGCCGCCGCG
It contains:
- the glsA gene encoding glutaminase A, producing the protein MVNERSMGALDDLIGGLKSAVAPCRATLQELHDKFRSVNDGKVADYIPELALANPAWFGISIVTVDGHSFDVGDYQQHFSIQSVSKPFVFGMVLNEHGREAVLKKVGVEPTGDAFNAIVLDEQSNRPFNPLVNAGAIATADLIPGKDFAERVKRLIAAFSQFVGRDVNIDNAIFMSERTTGHRNRAMAHLMRNFGMVGERFEDSLELYFQQCSILVNSHDLAVMGATLANAGVNPLTKAAAIDHQFVKDVLSIMLTCGMYDYAGEWAYRVGLPAKSGVGGGICAVVPGRAGIGVFSPLLDARGNSVRGIKVCEELSNRFGLHAFESGFTGERFEEQFRLRRK
- a CDS encoding MinD/ParA family protein, producing RGGTGKSNTTANLAFLFARDGHRVGVIDTDIQSPGIHVIFQLSESRIEHALNDYLWGRCPIDRAAYDVTAVAIGSVGADDEQPRIFLIPSSINVGEIGRILKEGYDVHKLNDGFQRLVSDLRLDYLFIDTHPGVNEETLLSIAISDKLLLIMRPDSQDFQGTAVTTELARRLEIPEILMVVNKVPPGMDTVQLRERVEETFQAEVAALLPMNYEIVRLASSGLFVNRYPDHPMSIGLKQVAERIMA